In the Leptolyngbya sp. SIO1E4 genome, one interval contains:
- a CDS encoding MBOAT family protein yields MLFNSYEFIVFFLPICALGFFRIAATGKTRQAVIWLLVVSLFFYGYWNPPYLLLLLVSTLGNFIFGRFLLKSDIRDRTASFLLWSGIIFNLGILGYYKYASFFISSLNGIIGANLPTPEILLPLGISFYSFTQIAYLVDAYKGEVKTQYDWVSYSLFVTFFPQLIAGPILRHNELIPELQDKKTFRFLHENLARGLVLFILGLSKKVLIADSLSPWVALTFDNAHQLSFMEAWVASLSYTFQLYFDFSGYSDMAIGLGWIFNINLPWNFNSPYKAVSIIDFWRRWHITLSHFLRDYLYIPLGGSRKGELRRYGNLLITMLLGGLWHGAGWTFVIWGGMHGTYLCINHAWRKLNLRLPSIVGWLLTFLAVVASWVVFRAATLRDAVAILKAMAGFNGVVLSTSFQTVLPWLTETGLIEFRNSAELPYLPPNYRVGVMTLLMLTIVVTRLPNTTELMKAFRPSIWWTILISLLTTASLLSLNRVSEFLYFQF; encoded by the coding sequence ATGCTATTTAACTCATACGAATTTATTGTATTTTTCCTGCCGATTTGTGCCCTGGGGTTTTTCAGAATAGCTGCAACGGGTAAGACACGTCAGGCGGTTATCTGGCTGCTTGTGGTTTCGCTGTTCTTCTATGGATATTGGAATCCACCTTATTTACTGTTATTGCTGGTTTCAACCCTCGGCAATTTCATTTTTGGCCGATTTTTATTGAAATCAGACATTCGCGATCGCACAGCATCCTTCTTGCTCTGGTCAGGCATTATTTTTAACCTGGGGATTCTCGGATACTACAAATATGCTTCGTTCTTTATCAGTTCTCTTAATGGAATAATCGGTGCGAATCTTCCTACCCCTGAGATCCTTTTACCTCTAGGGATTTCATTTTATAGTTTTACGCAAATTGCTTACTTGGTCGATGCTTATAAAGGAGAAGTTAAAACCCAATACGATTGGGTGTCATACTCCCTTTTTGTAACATTTTTCCCTCAGCTAATCGCTGGGCCAATTCTACGTCATAATGAGCTGATCCCTGAATTACAGGATAAGAAAACATTCCGATTTCTCCATGAGAATCTGGCCAGGGGGCTTGTTCTTTTTATTTTAGGTTTATCAAAAAAAGTTTTGATCGCCGACTCCCTATCGCCGTGGGTCGCATTAACATTCGACAATGCCCATCAACTGAGTTTTATGGAAGCCTGGGTTGCGTCTTTGAGCTATACGTTTCAGCTCTACTTTGACTTTTCTGGTTACTCAGATATGGCGATTGGCCTAGGGTGGATATTCAATATCAATCTGCCTTGGAACTTTAATTCTCCTTACAAAGCGGTCTCTATTATTGATTTCTGGCGGCGCTGGCACATTACCCTCTCCCACTTCCTGCGCGATTATTTGTATATTCCTTTAGGGGGTAGTCGCAAAGGTGAGCTACGCCGCTATGGCAACTTGCTAATAACCATGCTGCTGGGTGGATTGTGGCATGGGGCAGGTTGGACCTTTGTCATTTGGGGCGGGATGCATGGCACCTATCTGTGCATCAATCATGCCTGGCGCAAATTGAACCTAAGGCTACCGTCAATAGTAGGTTGGCTATTAACTTTTTTGGCGGTTGTTGCTAGCTGGGTTGTCTTTCGAGCGGCAACCCTTCGCGATGCCGTTGCAATTCTCAAGGCAATGGCTGGGTTTAATGGGGTCGTTCTATCCACATCATTTCAAACCGTCCTTCCTTGGCTGACAGAAACAGGACTCATTGAATTTCGCAACTCTGCTGAATTGCCCTATTTACCGCCCAACTATAGAGTAGGCGTGATGACGTTATTGATGCTGACAATAGTGGTCACTCGATTGCCCAATACAACCGAGTTGATGAAGGCATTTCGACCTTCAATCTGGTGGACAATTTTGATCTCTTTGCTCACCACTGCATCGCTATTGTCCCTCAATCGTGTGTCTGAGTTTTTATACTTCCAATTTTAA
- a CDS encoding WYL domain-containing protein translates to MSPAEGHWQPELSHIQIEFHLLHVLAFGYRSKTKADLVNEWLPDQQIRRIVRRIHNTFWFFREVRRYGPDCVVVGPAEVRDRFIQALELTMQNYAQ, encoded by the coding sequence ATCTCTCCAGCTGAAGGGCATTGGCAACCTGAACTCAGTCACATCCAGATCGAATTCCACTTACTCCACGTACTTGCCTTCGGCTACCGCTCCAAAACTAAAGCCGACCTCGTGAACGAATGGCTACCAGACCAGCAGATCCGGCGTATCGTCCGGCGTATCCACAATACGTTCTGGTTCTTTCGGGAAGTGCGTCGCTATGGGCCTGACTGTGTGGTGGTAGGGCCAGCAGAGGTGCGCGATCGCTTTATCCAAGCGCTGGAACTGACTATGCAGAACTATGCGCAATAA
- a CDS encoding 3'-5' exonuclease translates to MTQTLLIIDTETTGTDPTQDTVIEIGAILYSVSCQTALSHLSFLLYASQNAAEPINRIPPTALTALPHVLQHKSLSLLQEMALAADYVVAHNAEFDIQWFDDWQLPILRGPGQQSLQWLCSMADMTWPKQTRPGESLIALALNHGIGVSSAHRALTDCQLLAELFNRLAPHELTALINQALRPKAWFKAEVSYDDRQLAKDAGFRWHAVDKTWRRRMAIEDAAQLPFRVVQLQAILGVSI, encoded by the coding sequence ATGACACAGACACTCCTTATTATTGACACTGAAACTACGGGCACTGATCCGACTCAAGACACTGTTATTGAGATTGGGGCAATTCTCTATTCCGTCTCTTGTCAAACGGCCCTGTCACATCTCTCGTTTCTGCTGTACGCTTCTCAAAATGCTGCTGAGCCCATCAACCGGATTCCGCCAACGGCGCTGACGGCTTTACCCCATGTTCTGCAACACAAATCCCTCAGCTTGCTTCAAGAAATGGCACTGGCCGCCGATTATGTCGTTGCCCATAATGCCGAATTTGACATTCAATGGTTTGATGACTGGCAGTTGCCGATTCTTAGAGGGCCGGGGCAACAATCGCTGCAATGGCTCTGTTCCATGGCGGATATGACTTGGCCCAAACAAACTCGCCCCGGTGAATCTCTCATCGCTTTGGCACTCAACCATGGTATTGGCGTCAGTAGTGCCCATCGGGCTTTGACTGACTGCCAACTCCTGGCCGAACTCTTCAACCGCCTGGCTCCCCATGAACTAACAGCTCTCATCAATCAAGCTCTTAGACCCAAAGCTTGGTTTAAAGCTGAAGTCAGCTATGATGATCGCCAACTTGCTAAAGACGCCGGGTTTCGTTGGCATGCCGTAGACAAAACATGGCGACGACGTATGGCCATTGAAGATGCCGCTCAACTCCCTTTTCGTGTCGTGCAACTCCAAGCCATCTTGGGAGTAAGCATTTAG
- a CDS encoding glycosyltransferase family 39 protein: MKRHHRHSWILRGFVLTFLILGILFRFTNLGYKVYWHDETFTSLRISGYTAAEVVQTIFDGDVIGIEDIQKYQRTNAEKNLIDTIRSLATEDPQHPPLYFVLARFWVQWFGNSVTAIRSLSALISVLALPCVYWLCQELFQQPAVGWAAIALFSISPFHLLFAQEAREYSLWMVTVLFASAALLRAMRLKTLMSWGLYAIALALGLYSFLFTALVAIGHGLYVVMRARLRFRKTLGAYILASILGSFIFVPWFLVVATSARHIHEATDWSATPVGKVVLLKMWLVNITHIFIDWGFHYNADFGFNKLLSYVILAILALVIYSLYFLYNHASKSARLFVFTLIGASALPLALPDLVSGGWRSGIPRYLIPCYLGIQLAVAYLIATKASSAVTKGVSLRAWQLASALLVLGGMISCALFLQPQTWWSKYGDIHNPAVADIVNQGDHPLLISHQEEFGHIFSLSYLLQPKVQLRLAAEPEIPEIMNSSEDVFLFGDSQAWDASLKAVENYQSELIYKGGSHSLWQLIRGKY, encoded by the coding sequence ATGAAGCGCCATCATCGCCATTCATGGATACTTCGAGGATTCGTTTTAACGTTCTTGATTTTAGGCATTCTGTTTCGGTTTACTAATCTCGGCTATAAAGTTTATTGGCACGATGAGACATTTACCTCTTTGAGGATTTCTGGCTATACGGCTGCTGAGGTGGTGCAAACGATTTTTGATGGAGATGTTATAGGGATTGAGGATATTCAAAAGTATCAGCGCACCAACGCTGAAAAAAATTTAATTGATACAATCCGATCCTTAGCGACGGAAGATCCTCAACACCCTCCTCTTTACTTTGTGCTAGCTCGATTTTGGGTACAGTGGTTTGGCAACTCGGTAACCGCAATTCGCAGTCTTTCAGCTTTGATTAGTGTGTTGGCATTGCCTTGTGTCTACTGGCTTTGCCAAGAACTGTTTCAACAACCAGCGGTAGGATGGGCCGCGATCGCACTCTTTAGTATTTCGCCGTTTCATTTACTCTTTGCCCAAGAAGCGCGGGAATATAGCTTGTGGATGGTCACTGTTTTATTTGCAAGTGCAGCATTGCTGCGTGCGATGAGGCTTAAAACCCTAATGAGCTGGGGTTTATATGCGATCGCTTTGGCATTAGGGCTATATTCCTTTTTATTCACCGCCTTAGTTGCCATCGGTCATGGGCTCTATGTTGTGATGCGTGCGCGCTTACGATTCAGGAAAACGCTGGGAGCCTATATATTGGCTTCAATTTTGGGAAGTTTTATTTTTGTCCCGTGGTTTTTAGTGGTTGCGACAAGCGCTCGGCATATTCATGAGGCAACAGACTGGAGTGCCACACCCGTGGGGAAAGTTGTCTTATTAAAAATGTGGTTGGTTAATATTACTCACATTTTTATTGATTGGGGGTTTCATTATAATGCTGATTTTGGGTTTAACAAGCTTCTCAGTTATGTCATTCTAGCTATTCTAGCCTTAGTGATTTATTCGCTGTACTTTTTATATAATCATGCGTCTAAATCTGCCAGGTTATTTGTTTTTACGCTAATAGGAGCCTCTGCATTACCGTTAGCTTTACCTGATTTAGTCTCTGGAGGATGGCGCTCAGGCATCCCTCGATATCTGATTCCTTGCTATTTGGGGATACAGTTAGCGGTTGCCTATCTAATTGCCACAAAGGCATCTTCTGCTGTTACAAAAGGCGTCAGCCTTAGGGCCTGGCAGCTTGCGAGCGCTTTACTGGTCTTGGGTGGAATGATATCGTGCGCGCTCTTTTTGCAACCTCAAACTTGGTGGAGCAAGTATGGAGATATTCATAATCCAGCAGTTGCTGACATCGTTAATCAAGGCGATCACCCTCTTTTAATAAGTCATCAAGAAGAGTTTGGCCACATATTCTCTTTAAGTTATTTATTGCAACCAAAGGTTCAACTAAGGCTCGCAGCTGAACCTGAGATTCCTGAAATCATGAATAGCAGTGAGGATGTATTTTTGTTTGGTGATTCTCAGGCATGGGATGCCTCTTTGAAGGCTGTAGAAAACTATCAATCTGAGTTGATTTATAAAGGGGGAAGCCATTCACTGTGGCAGTTGATCCGTGGCAAATACTGA
- a CDS encoding glycosyltransferase family 4 protein — MSDYAKQKFIEINHDWHPLKDVLKKAFVIHPNVPIYASKGKTYSSDHPLQIVFIGHAFARKGGIVALRVADKARKIGLPVVFHLVSKLLYGSIIYTDHPDKQRYEKDLKLLELPNVIFHGKLTYPNVIELLTKSHFQMMATLDDTYGFSIVEGFSVGTPAITTNVCALPEFVHSEGNGYLIELPLNESRNWISRKFYFEYCGEVFQRRRNSEKYWEILDETYEILADQTLELIIEIVNHPEKYTPLSEGALAQALDFHNSQAANSVLDNLYSKIVNV, encoded by the coding sequence ATGTCAGATTATGCCAAACAGAAGTTTATCGAGATAAATCATGATTGGCATCCATTAAAGGATGTTTTGAAAAAAGCCTTTGTGATTCATCCCAATGTCCCAATATATGCCTCCAAAGGGAAAACTTATAGTAGCGATCACCCTCTGCAAATAGTCTTTATTGGTCACGCGTTCGCCAGAAAGGGCGGCATTGTTGCTTTGAGGGTGGCAGATAAGGCCAGGAAGATAGGGTTACCTGTCGTCTTTCATCTGGTCTCTAAATTGCTTTATGGCTCTATCATCTATACCGACCATCCAGATAAACAGAGGTATGAAAAGGATTTAAAGTTACTAGAATTACCAAATGTCATCTTCCACGGAAAGCTGACCTATCCAAACGTCATTGAGTTGCTGACAAAAAGCCATTTTCAAATGATGGCAACACTTGATGACACCTATGGGTTCAGTATTGTTGAAGGATTTTCAGTCGGGACTCCAGCAATTACTACAAATGTATGTGCGCTCCCAGAGTTTGTTCATTCTGAGGGAAATGGATATTTGATAGAGCTACCCCTGAATGAATCTAGGAATTGGATCTCTCGAAAGTTTTATTTTGAATATTGTGGGGAAGTCTTTCAAAGGCGTAGAAACAGTGAAAAATACTGGGAAATACTTGATGAGACCTATGAAATACTGGCAGATCAGACTCTAGAACTCATTATTGAAATTGTTAATCATCCAGAGAAATATACCCCATTAAGTGAGGGAGCCCTGGCGCAGGCACTTGATTTCCACAACTCTCAGGCAGCCAATAGCGTGCTTGATAATCTTTACTCCAAAATCGTCAACGTCTAG